Part of the Arachis hypogaea cultivar Tifrunner chromosome 6, arahy.Tifrunner.gnm2.J5K5, whole genome shotgun sequence genome, TCCAGACGACCTTGGTGGCCGTGGACCAGCCCCATTAGCTCGGTTGCATGGGGTAGCCCTTCTTTTCCGGACTCTCATCCTTTCAAGGAATTTGCCTTTGGGTTTTTGAGCCCAGAGGTGCCTTCTTTATGCTGGTCGTTGGTTCCTTGATGAAGGGTCAGGTCTGCGTCATTGTTTCCGGTATCTGGATTTTCTTGCTCGAAATCAGACGCTGTATGTCCATCTTCTGGTGAGTTGTCCGCCATTACTAGTTGATCTCTcggctccccggcaacggcgccaatgttacgttgGGTAACCGGAGGTAATGGGCTTGACTCGTTAGGTTGGCCCAATCATTAGTGGAGAGAAACCTTCGAAGAGAATCGTGCTTCTGGGcttccgtccgacttgtgagtacgagtgaatgggggtggtacctgcaaagacactccgacgctcaagtcagcaagggtgcaagcaggtctagagagtattgggacttagagatacctgagggatgtcagtgtatttatagtggtgaaccaataaccaccgttggagtagttccacttttCAGGGTgtataaccgtccctttatcttagggaggttacgaTATGACTTCTGGAAGTGGGTAGaaagattttaggggcagttactcatttgaatgaggtttatctgccagctaatcttcgtcccCGACTTTTTTGGGGTAAGTCATGGTGAGAACCGACTTCGTAGGGAGAAGGTCAGTATAGGGCgaggctcaatcctttggattgggcctttcgtTGGGTTCTGGGCCTTatcattgggtcagggtatgaacatatACTATTAAGTATTCTTTGACACAGAAAACGTTATTTTTAACTCAAAATATTCATTAAATTGGTTCTTTTataatatgaaaatattttcaCTATCTCATTAGCTTTATTGAAATAGCGATGAACcgtattgaaaaaaatattttctaattttttttatgcatttaAACAACGACAATAGCAAACAACATATTTTTGCCttcttattaatatttaaataaatattttataattttaaaattaatctttaaaaatgataattttaactttttaaatttaaatataattttttagttttactctttttaaatttaagttaaatttttaattcaaattaaataactttaatcttaaaaattaatttagtcttttagaattaataacaaaaaatatgtttgcttttttaaACCTTTTATAATAATGTTATAatagtctttttttttaaatattataatagttTAATATGAGTAATATTAATCCAAAAATATAATGAGCTTTTAAAATAgcccaaattaaaataataatcttgatccaaataaattttaaataaaaagaacaaaaaataaatataagtattAACTTTTGTTTAActctctaaaaataaatataagtgtGAACTTAGTTTACATCAAGAGGTTATCTAGAACAAAAGTATAATATTGGGTTGAAAACCTTTATGTCATATCTAAAATAAGGCCAATTGTAAAAAACATAAATTAGCTCTGTGgcctaataaaaaaatgaatgaatgaatggtcAATTTGAAGATTATATGATATATAGTATAGTGCCTTTCTAACAATTAAGTATTTTCAAAGAATTTCAACAAACTTTTAGAAAAAATACTCTCTATGGCATAATAAACATTTAGTAAGTATGTCATTTTGTTTTATTAGCAAAGATAGatagtaaaattataaattattacttGTAAATTATTTAGAAGGAAAAAATGTGCTAAAGATATAAACTTTTAAAACACAaactaattaatgtaaaaaaaaaacaaaaaagaaaaataggtaGGTGTAATACGTGAAGAAAATAAGTTGTTCTCAatcgaaaagaataaaaaaaattttaaaaagtatttattaaattattaccctttatatattatgtactccttatatattcttattataaaaaaattacaacaaataaaaaaataatctatatatTACATTATATTCAATGCTTTAAaatcttaaagaaaaaaaaaagaagagaaaccaAAATTACGGAGAAGAGAAAAGTAACAAATACTtccaaattataaaatatttatttaaatattaataaaaaagcaaaaatatttttttttgctgttGACGTTGTTTAAATGcatcaaaaaattagaaaattttttttcaaaatacagTCAATCGCTATTTCAATAAAGCCAATGAGATAGTGAAAAGATTCTTATGTTTTAAAGGAGCCAATCTAATTAATACTTTTAGAGTTGAAAATaaagttttctatttttcatgtcaAAGAGTACTTAATAGTTTATAATAACAGTAAGAGGAGTGTTAGCTACTATTAATAGAACAATAAATGTGATAGttgcattttatatatatattttcaccaGCTTTCTTTCGTACTATTACCTAAATTacttttttactaatttttttataacctaAATTacttttttactaatttttttataatagaaatacaTAAagaatacataatatataaaaaataataattcaataaatatatttcaaaaagtttttcattcttttcaaatGATAACAACTTATTTTCTTCATGTACTACAAcaacttttttttcttcatttttttatattaattagtttGTGTTCTAAAGGCTTATATCTTTATCACTTTTTTTCCTTCTAAATACTTTAcaagtaaaaatttataattttactatCTATCTTTGCTAATAAAACAAAATGACATAACTACTAAATGTTTATTATGCCACAGAgagtattttttttctaaaaattagttagaattctttaaaaatatttaattgtttGAAGGGTACTATActatataggtttaattattttactgGTCCCtgtagttttgtaaaatttttaattaggttcctatattttttttcttttaattgaatttttacaccaaattatttttttaatttggtccctacactttttttctttttatttaggtctctttactaattctttttttagttggattcttataaaattaagtcaattactactaaaagggacttaattgaaaaaaaatttggcacAGGAcccaattaaaatgaaaaaagtatagaaatctaatttaaaaatttcacGAAATTATAGAGACCaaaagagtaattaaacctactATATACCATATAATCCTCAAATTGACTATTCGTTTTTTATTAGGCCACATAACTAATTTACGTTTTTTACAATTGACCACCTTATTTTAGATATGACATATAAATTTTCAACCCAATATTATGCTTTTGTCCTAGATCACCTCTTAATGTAAACCAAGTTCACACTCATATTTATCTTTAAAGAGTTAAAACAAAAGTTAAcacttatatttattttgtgttctttttatttaaaatttgtttggatcaagattattattttaatttggacCATTTTAAAAGCTCATTATATTTTTGGATTAATATTACTCATATTAAACTATTATAACATTGTCAATGAGCCTTGGTTTTAATGGCATCTCTCCCCCTCCCCATATCAAAGGTTAAAGGTTCAAACCCTAGAGAAAGCAATTGAGGAAAAAAAGGTGATAATATGTGTGAGGAGCGTGTGGGTGTATTGTATACTTAAGATTGGGGTTGTCCAATTCAccgacaaaaaaaaaagactattATAAAAGGTTTAACAAATTGAAAAATCAAACATattttttgatattaattttaaaaaactaaaatattttttaagattaaagttatttaatttgaattagaaatttaatttaaatttaaaaagagtaaaactaaaaaattatatttaaatttaaaaggtttaaattatctttttaaaaattaattttaaaattataaaatatttatttaaatattaataaaaaggcAAAAATACTTTAATGTCCAAAGTTGGCAAGATAACACTAGATTATGTGTATGTATTTTGTTGATCCCCCTATTGGTTTGATTTGTGTTTCTGGTAGAACTTTTTGCTGGTAGTGATTTTCTTTTGAGGTTCAAACATAATCTAATTATACACAAAACTCCATGATTGCTCAAAGTTCCCACATGCTTAGTAATTGTGGATTTGAATTTGTAAAAAAAGAAACACATGATACAAAATGTTTTGGTTTTTAAAACTGAATGGATAATTGAACTGATAGAATTAGAGGTTTAATAGTTTAAAGTTTGATCGAAGTTAAACCAAACATAATACAATAATGTATTTTAAACTGATTAATTGTTGAAAAATTGCACAAgttaaatttaataactaatgaATCAGATTACAACGATAATATGTATAAAATACAAATACAAGATCTAAGATCCTCGTACTAAGATTTTATCGAAAGTGAAAACTAATCAGATTTAAGTGTTTGATCACCTAGTGTATGATATAAAAGAATAAACTTATATTAGTACAATTTACAAAGAATTGTATAATTATTCAGAAGTTATAGttatacaataaataaataaaaaaatctgagAACCTGaatgaatgaaaaataataaactttttcagCACTTCCTTCTTCTAAGATTTTATTGACTCGTATATATAACACGAGAGAgtcaaagatttttttaaatttttttttttgttatcacaGTAGACATAAACTATTTGTCaagagttaaaataaaaaaagtttacatattaaaaaaacacTCAAGTTTTATTAGCATTGTCTACAGTATTTCTCCACTCCACATGATAAAGACTAATTCGTTATAAATCTGAACTCCATTTAACGATCTGTTGTTGGCCAATGAGTTGCCACATGCATAAGGTGAAATTTGAATCCATGTCACTTACTTAAGTGAACAAGTGAGTTGACCATTCAACTAACTAAAATTAGttaacttttatatattattattagaaataacCATTTCTGACCATGAAAGATTCAAACTCTATAAAACTAACcataaaaaattgaaactaaagataTATGCATATAGGATAGATTTTGTTCGTAAAAAATACCAATGATTAAATTTGTATTCATAATTCCGTAAATACTCGTCTCATTTTCTCatcattctttctttttattcCATAACCACCACCTCACTTTTCTCCTCCGTGTAAAGAAGCTTTTATGCCATTCTTCTCTCTAGGACTTCTCCTCTCTTCACCGGTTATGATCTCTCCAGCTACCTCTCCCTCTCAAGACAGCAGAAATGCTCGAGAAAGAAAAGCCTGGAGCAACACATGTAGTGTAACGCCGTTCTCCTTGCCTACTCTGATCATCATCGCTTCTAGAGTCGCATTTGTGCCCCAGCCGCATACACCGCACATTTTGCAGCAAAGAGAAGCCACAGTTACCAACGCTGGCCACATCAACTAATCTAATCCCTAGTCCCATCGAGCGTTCAAAACCTAATCTCTCATCATCCCACAATCGCAGCAACCAGAAACACCATCAGAGGAGCCTCATCCCCAACGTAATCGAGCAGATGCATCCGTCTCGTCGCAAAGCTTCAACCAGAGCAAGAATCAATTAGAGCTCCGACTGAGGTTCTCTTCGGTGGCCATCATCGTCAACCCCATCAGATCTACGTCAGCAAGTAGTGCGATAAAGAGTGAACTCGTCCTCATCGAAAGAGAGGCCCTGATTCCCAAAGATTAGGATTAATGTGGTAGAGTGAACTCGTCctcgtttttatttttgttcgggttatggttttaaatttgtttttggtGCTAATTTTGGAGGGGTTTATTTCTCTATAGCTCTCCAATTGAGACTTGCATTGAAGCATTTGATTAACGTTGGTGTAGGGGTGATTGACGCCGATTATAGAAGACCAATTGGGGTGATACTATTCAACTATTTGGATGTTGATTTTGTGGCTTGGTTTATGTAAATGGAAATAGCTCTTCTGAGAAGAAGGCATGTATGTGGCTTAGAACCTTTAATTCCATCTAGGAGGTATGGGAGCAGTGATAGACAGCAAAGGTGGCAGCAACGGAGGTgaagagggaaaaaaaagaaagggagaTGCAAGAAAAGTGCGGATGGCGATAGTTACGgaagaaatatgaaaaaaaaaaaaagaaaaaaattaaagatatttacgaaattataaacaaaaatttaattatttgtattttttacaaacaaaatctattattattattattattattattattattattattattattattattattattattattattattattattattcccaaTTTAATTCCTATCAATGCAATGCACACCCAAAGTCTCACATAATTTTATCCATTACCAGCTATGAAACACACTTCACTGACTTATGGTGTCTGCCTAGGACATTCAAttgtatattaataaaaaataaaatttttttcttcgaaTACACTTAAACACATTTAAATACCTTCACGTATTAACatattcaattttattcttaatatacaattttaaaattaagatattcaattttattcttaatatataattttaaaataaatttaaaaatagtatatattattatttattaaaatataattaaaataaaattaaaaaattaatttatattttaatatcaataaatatcaaaatattattaaaaaatattttatattttatatatatatatatatatatatatatatatgacacatATCCCATATCATGTTCCGTGTCGACGTACATCGTAAATTACGAGAAAGAACTATGTTGAAAACAATTTTGCAAACAAAGCTATGTTCATTCTTATTAGCATGCATAAGTGCCACCTACCAACACCACCATATCACATATTTCTCTACCAACCAAGGTTTCTTGTGATGCAAGCAAAGCCTAGTACATAATTTTCATGTCTAAACTCTCAACTCACAAAAGCACTTCCTTGTTAAAGATCCAGCTGAACTTCACGCTATGCGACTTCTTCATGTTGCGTGCTCGCTCATCAGCACGCTCTTGCAGCCTCCTGATCCTCTGAGATAACCCACACACATAATCTTGTGCTCGTTTTCCCTCAGCCGTCAATCCTTCTAGCTTCTCCAATCTCCACCGTCCAACAAGGAACTCCAAGATATCAGCATAATCATTGGCCGTGTACACGCCCAATCGCTGCGCCACGGCGGAGAAGTGCTCGAACAACTTAGGGTCACTCCCATCGTACATCAAGTGTGCTGGCATTGTGATCTTTTTCTGCATCATGTCTCCTATTGCAACAACTGCATCACTGGGATCCACTTCTAGAAGCTTCTCAACAATCTTTTGATATGCGTTTTCGTGGCGCTTTTCATCTGCAGCTATGGTCCCACATATGCGAGCCAGCACAGAATCACCACCCTCCTTTGCTAGCCGGGCTGTGTTTCCATGTGACACGAAGGTGGCTCGTTCTTGAAATGAGGTGTACACAAACCCCAAATAAGGATTGTTTTCGGTTCCTGGATCCTGTCAAATTCAAACATAATCAATTTTTGAATAATatcaataaataattttattttttgataaattaaataaaaaatattggattttaactatatttaatctaatttttttagtttaataatctaataatatacaTTTAACTCATTTTTTAAACATTAATGGTGAACTACAATAAGTTTTGCTTTTGAATAAATTACAACGCATAAGACTTTATCTTTCATGTaattattttggtaaaaattcaGATTGAGTCAACTTcaccaaaattaaattagaacagtaaaataatttgattaatttaactaaatttttatgatttaactaaatttttatttatcagtAACTTCACCTAAAGTTAACCGTACATGACTTTCCACAATTATTTGTCTTGACAAGTGTTTAAGTACAACACTAAAATTGTAATTTTGATTTTGCCATTGTAAAAatcgtatatatttttttttgcaaagTGAGAGCTAAAATTCTAAAAACGCTCTAGttgattaaaaaaaagttaattagaTATGCATATTGAATACTAGAGCTTCAATTTTgaataaaacattaatttattaatattttattcaaattttatctAATGATTCCAACcgtttaaaatttttcatttgtttaaatttttttttatatctttcaaTAAAATATACACTAAAATAGACAATAAAAGCACTATGTTATTAATAAAGTTCAAAATGAAACTAGTCACACAATTTTAAATATACAAGCTTTTGTAGAATTAGCAACTTATATTTATGGAAAATAATACTTAttaaaattagaacttaacatGAATTTTGTACCGTAAATTAAACACTATTAAATGAAAGTTACTGAGATTTTATAGTAAATCACATCTCAGAACCTCAAATATcagataataattaaatttaattgaaattaaaagactTATACCATGCCAGCTCCAATGAGGTATTGCACTGTTTTTTCGATCATCAACATATCAACCCGACCCGAAAGATACAAATAAGTTCTGAGCAAATCCCCATGTCTATTCTCTTCAGCCGTCCAAGCTCGAGTCCACACGGCCCA contains:
- the LOC112697400 gene encoding stearoyl-[acyl-carrier-protein] 9-desaturase 6, chloroplastic; the protein is MQMQISSLRTQTFWHSPAQKYGRHIMALPRAAAIAAPPPLKSKKTHSMAPEKIEIFKSLENWASECVLPMLKPVEQCWQPQNLVPDSSQPLDEFTDEVKNLRQRTAEIPDDYFVVLVGDMITEDALPTYQSMINNLDGVGDEIESSPNPWAVWTRAWTAEENRHGDLLRTYLYLSGRVDMLMIEKTVQYLIGAGMDPGTENNPYLGFVYTSFQERATFVSHGNTARLAKEGGDSVLARICGTIAADEKRHENAYQKIVEKLLEVDPSDAVVAIGDMMQKKITMPAHLMYDGSDPKLFEHFSAVAQRLGVYTANDYADILEFLVGRWRLEKLEGLTAEGKRAQDYVCGLSQRIRRLQERADERARNMKKSHSVKFSWIFNKEVLL